The nucleotide window CCTCGCGGCGATCATGCGTGCGCTCGGCGCGGCCGACCGCGAGGTGGTCTTCCCGATCCACCCGCGGACGGCCGACCGCCTCGACACCTACGGGCTCCGCGAGACGGTCGAGCAGCAGCTGACGGTGATCGAACCACAGGGCTACCTCGATTTCGTCCGCCTGCTCGATGGGGCCGAGCGCGTCGCCACCGACTCCGGCGGCGTGCAGAAGGAGGCGTTCTTCCTCGATGCGCCCTGTGTGACCCTCCGCGAGGAGACCGAATGGGTCGAGACCGTCGACGCCGGCTGGAACACGCTGGTGGGGGCCGACGAGGAAGCGATCGAGCGCGAACTCCAGCGGGAGATCACGCTGCCCGAAAAGCCCGAACTCTACGGCGACGGCAACGCCGCCGAACGGATGGTCGCGCTGCTCGAAGAGGCCGATGGCTGAGTTCGCGCTCTGTCTCACTCACGACGTCGACCGACCGTACAAGAGCTATCAGGCGATTTCCGATGCGTTGATCGAACGCGATCCGTCGCGACTCGCGGGGCTCTCGACCGAGGTCAACCCGTACTGGCAGTTCGACTCGCTGATGGAACTCGAGGACAACCTCGGCGTGCGCTCGGCGTTCTACTTCCTCTCGGAGCGCGGGCTGCGAAACCGCTCCCTCGGGAAATGGCTGCGGCCGCGCTACTGGATCGAACATCTCGGGCGCTACGACGTGTCGGCCCCGCGGATGGCGAGGGTCATTCGGGAGCTCGATGCGGACGGCTGGGAAGTCGGTCTCCACGGCTCCTACGACTCCTACGACGACCGCGAGCGCCTCGCGACGGAGAAGGAAATGGTCGAGCGTGTGCTTGGCCACCCGGTGAAAGGGGGCCGTCAGCACTTCCTCAACCGTGTGCCCGCCACGTGGGATCACCACCGGACGATCGGACTCTCCTACGACAGTTCGCTCGGATCGAGCACCGAATACGGGTTCACCCACGGCTACGACCCCATCCACCCGTTCGGCGACGATTTTACCGTCTTTCCGCTGACACTGATGGAGGTCGCGCTGTTCGAACGGCACGACAGCGCCGACGGGGCCTGGAAGGCCTGCGAGCAACTGCTCATGGAGGCCGCCGCGAACGACGCGGTGATGACGGTGCTCTGGCATCCACGCTACTTGAGCGACGATTTCCCGGGCTACCGGACGCTCTACCGGCGGCTCATCGAGCGCGCGCTGGAGCTGGATGCATGGATCGGTCCGCCGGCGGAGTGTTACGACCGACTCGTCGAGGAGGGAGACGATATCGCCGCACTCGATGCAGCCGCAGACGCTACCGACTGACGAAAAAATCGAACCGTCGTCTCAGTCGTCCTTCGTCGTGATGTCGGCCGAGAGACCCTGCGCCATCTGGATGCCCTCGGCATTGTTGAGCGTCCACGCGGTGCGCTCGGTGACGGCTTCGATGATCTCGCGCGCGCTCGGGTAGCCGTTGCCCGACTTCTTCACGCCGCCGAACGGGAGTTGGATCTCCGCGCCGATGCACGGCAGGTTGCCATAGGCGAGCCCGATCTCGGCGTTGTCGCGGAAGTAGTTGATCTCGTGGTAGTTCTCCGAGATGATCGCCCCCGCGAGCCCGTACTCGGTGTCGTTGTGGATCTCGACGGCTTTCTCGATGTCGCCCGAGTAGGGCATGAGCGCGACGTGCGGGCCGAACACTTCTTCGTGAGTGACGCGGAGATCGGCCTCGGGATCGGCCTCGTAGACGAACGGTCCGATCCAGACGCCGTCCTCGTGGCCCTCGGGGATCTCCTCATCGTCGAGTTCCGTGCGGTCGACGAGCACCTCGACGTCCTCGTCGTGAGCGAGTTCGTTGTAGTCGGTGACTTTCTCCTTGTGTTCGTCCTCGATCAGCGGCCCCATGAACGTGTTTTCGTCCAAGGGGTCGCCGACGGCGACGTCCTCGGCGATGTCGACGAACTGCTCCTTGAACTCGTCGTAGATATCCTCGTGGACGATGATGCGCTCCGAGGAGACACAGCGCTGGCCCGTCGTCTTGAACGAGCTCATCACCGCCGAGTGAACGGCCGTCTCCATGTCGGCCTCGTCGGTGATCACGATGCCGTTCTTGCCGCCCATCTCGCAGGCCGCGAGCTTGCCGGCCTCGCTGCCGGTCTTACCCATGATCTCGTGGCCGACCTCGGCCGAGCCGGTGAACAGCACGGTCTCGACGCGGTCGTCGTCGACGATCGCCTCGCCGGCGTCGCCGTAGCCCTGCACCATGTTGAACACGCCGTCGGGGATCCCGGTGTCGGCGAACATCTCGGCGATGACCTGGCCACACCAGGGCGTCTGTTCGGCGGGTTTCCACACCACGGTGTTGCCCTCGACCAGCGAGACGGCCATGTGCCAGAAGGGAATGGCGACCGGGAAGTTCCACGGTGTGATACAGCCGATCACGCCGCGGGGTTTGCGGCGCATGTAGGCGTCTTTGCCGGCGATCTCCGAGGGGACGACGTCGCCGTGGGGGTGGCGGGCGTCGCCGGCGGCCCACTCGACCATATCCCAGGCCTCGTTGACGTCGGCTTTCCCCTCCGAGATCTCCTTGCCACACTCCTTGGAGACGATCTCGCCGAGCTCCTCGTGGCGCTCCTTGAGCTCGTGGTAGATCTCCCAGAGATACTCCGCGCGGTCGACGTACGAGAGCGCTGACCACTCCTCGAAGGCGTCGTCGGCGGCCGCGAGCGCACGGTCGACGTCCGCGTCCGTGCCGCGCTGGAACTCGCCGAGGCTCTCGCCCGTCGCGGGATTAGTGCTCTCGAAGCTCTCTGTGCCGTCGCCATCGATCCATTCGCCGTCGACGTAGTGTTGGGACGGCTCGCTGAGCTGTTGACTCATCTCGGCAAGAATTGCGACCGCCGGGTACAAAAACGTCGCGCTGTCCGAGTGTGTCACCCACCAGCAGGACACGATCGAGCAGCAGTCGGTCGTTTACGGCATCAGTACAGACAGACGGGCTGGTCGAACGACGTTCGCGAGACGACGTGCGAGCCCGATCTCCGGATAGAGCGTTTCACACTGTCACACACTATACTATCGAACAGTGTATGGAAACCCTTATCATGAAAGTTGAGTAGTGTATCGTGCACATATGGTTGCACTTATCGGGTTGGTCGTCGGCGTACTCGTCCTGTTCAGTGTGGGCTATATCGGCTATTCACGCTATCTCGCCCAATTCATTGGGCTCGACGAGGACGCCGAGACGCCGGCACACAAATACGAGGACGGACAGGAGTACGTTCCGGCGAAGAAACCCGTCCTTCTTGGTCATCACTTTTCGAGTATCGCGGGCGGCGCACCGATCGTCGGCCCGATCACCGCGGGCCTCCTCTGGGGCTGGCTGCCGGCCGTTCTCTGGATCGCCATCGGCAACCCGCTGATGGGCGCGGTCCACGATTTCGTCTCGCTCTCAGGCAGTCTCCGCCACGAGGGCCGATCGATCGGCTCGATCATCGGCGAGTACGTCGGCGAGGAGAGCAAGGACCTCCTGCTCTGGTTTGCCTTCCTCACGATCATCCTCGTCGTCGCGGTGTTCGCCTACGTCGTCGGACTGGTGTTCCAGGAGTACCCGAGCGCCGCGACCGCGAGCATGCTCTACTGTGCTGTCAGTCGTCAATTGAAGGATATAGCCGCTTCAGTTTGATTCGGGCATCGTCGGTCGTGAACCGCCAGTCAATGTCGGTATCATCGCTGTTTCGTTCCTTCTTCCACGCGGCGACCTCCTGACGGAGCGTCGCCGCGTCGGGGATGCGTCTGTCGAGACACTGCTGCTGGAGCGTATTGAACTCGATTTCCGCCATATTGAGCCAGCTACCGTGTACTGGCGTGAAGTGAAATTCGAGCTTGTCGAGTATCCGCCGTGCTTCAGCTGGATCGAAATACTCGTAGAAGGCTGCCGGCTTGTGCGTGTTGAGGTTGTCCAGCACCACCCGGATGCAGTCCGCATCCGGGTAGTGCTGATCAACGAGGTGCTGCATGAAGTGAACCCAGTCTTCAGTGGTTCGGCGATCTTTGACCCTCACCGCTCGCCAGCCGGCAAGCGGTTCGGAGGCCAGAAACAGGTTCTTGGTGCCGTTACGCTCGTACTGGTAGTCTTCGCGGGCAACCGTGCCCGGCTGAGCCGGGCGCGGTTGCTCGACCTGCTTGAGTAGCTGTTTGGGATGCTCGTCGAAACAAACGAGAGGCCGGTCTGGGTCGTATGGTTCGCGGTAGAGTGAGAGGACGTCCTCCATGTGGTAGATGAACTCGGTGTCTTGCTCTGGCGGGATCACCCATTGCTTGGATCGGTGAGGCTGTAGCTCGTTTTTTTGAGGACTTGACGCACGGTTTCGTGAGAGACTGATTCGTGATCGATCTCGTCGAGGACAACAAGTTTGTCGGAGAGAAGACGGAGCGTCCAGCGAGCGCGCCCGTCGGGCGGCTCGCTGGTAGCAAGGGCAATGAGATGAGCTTCGTCCTCACCGTCGAGTTTGCGTTCGTAGGTGCGGTCAGGATTTTTGCGTTCGATGGCATCAAGCCGGTCGCGTTCGTGGAACTTTTTCCGGGTTCGCCACGCTGTAGCTGGGCTACAGCCGAGTGACTCGGCGATATCCGAGTCACTCTTGCCGTCGTCTGCTTGGAGTAGGATGCGCGCACGAGTAATCTTCTGTGCTCGGTGAACGCCGTGGGATGTGATCGCGTTGAGAGTGTCGCGTTCTTCTTCGGTCAGCTCGATCGGGTACGTTGACTGGCTCATTGCCATACCGTATTGATGCGCAGTAAGATAGCATTTTCAGTTTATAGTTGACGACTCACTACGTGGGGCTGACCGCACGCGCGTACATCACGGAGCCCTCGCGCGGGAAGTACGTCCACACCCTCTCGGCGTGGGTACAGGCGGTCAAGGAACGCTTCGACGCCGAGGGGATCGACATGCCGTACCCCTACACCGAACTCACGGGCGGTATCGACGTCGAGAACATCGCCGAGGTCGACCAGGCCCGCGCCGACGACTGATTCGCTACGACCCGAGATCGAGGCGGTCTTTCGCCTCGTCGATCGCCGCGTCGACGCGATCCTGGAACTCCTCGACGGATCGTTCGACGTAGCGGACGCGATCGCGCGGGATTCGCCGAATGACGTCGTTGCCGTCGTCATCCTCGCCGGTTTTCACCTGCCAGTGATCGTCGAAGTAGACGATGTGTTCGTTGTCGACGTCGATACTCACTTGCTCGCCGTCGAGCCCTTCGTAGACGATCGTCGCGCGCCCGA belongs to Halococcus qingdaonensis and includes:
- a CDS encoding polysaccharide deacetylase family protein — translated: MAEFALCLTHDVDRPYKSYQAISDALIERDPSRLAGLSTEVNPYWQFDSLMELEDNLGVRSAFYFLSERGLRNRSLGKWLRPRYWIEHLGRYDVSAPRMARVIRELDADGWEVGLHGSYDSYDDRERLATEKEMVERVLGHPVKGGRQHFLNRVPATWDHHRTIGLSYDSSLGSSTEYGFTHGYDPIHPFGDDFTVFPLTLMEVALFERHDSADGAWKACEQLLMEAAANDAVMTVLWHPRYLSDDFPGYRTLYRRLIERALELDAWIGPPAECYDRLVEEGDDIAALDAAADATD
- a CDS encoding aldehyde dehydrogenase family protein translates to MSQQLSEPSQHYVDGEWIDGDGTESFESTNPATGESLGEFQRGTDADVDRALAAADDAFEEWSALSYVDRAEYLWEIYHELKERHEELGEIVSKECGKEISEGKADVNEAWDMVEWAAGDARHPHGDVVPSEIAGKDAYMRRKPRGVIGCITPWNFPVAIPFWHMAVSLVEGNTVVWKPAEQTPWCGQVIAEMFADTGIPDGVFNMVQGYGDAGEAIVDDDRVETVLFTGSAEVGHEIMGKTGSEAGKLAACEMGGKNGIVITDEADMETAVHSAVMSSFKTTGQRCVSSERIIVHEDIYDEFKEQFVDIAEDVAVGDPLDENTFMGPLIEDEHKEKVTDYNELAHDEDVEVLVDRTELDDEEIPEGHEDGVWIGPFVYEADPEADLRVTHEEVFGPHVALMPYSGDIEKAVEIHNDTEYGLAGAIISENYHEINYFRDNAEIGLAYGNLPCIGAEIQLPFGGVKKSGNGYPSAREIIEAVTERTAWTLNNAEGIQMAQGLSADITTKDD
- a CDS encoding IS630 family transposase (programmed frameshift); translation: MSQSTYPIELTEEERDTLNAITSHGVHRAQKITRARILLQADDGKSDSDIAESLGCSPATAWRTRKKFHERDRLDAIERKNPDRTYERKLDGEDEAHLIALATSEPPDGRARWTLRLLSDKLVVLDEIDHESVSHETVRQVLKKNELQPHRSKQWVIPPEQDTEFIYHMEDVLSLYREPYDPDRPLVCFDEHPKQLLKQVEQPRPAQPGTVAREDYQYERNGTKNLFLASEPLAGWRAVRVKDRRTTEDWVHFMQHLVDQHYPDADCIRVVLDNLNTHKPAAFYEYFDPAEARRILDKLEFHFTPVHGSWLNMAEIEFNTLQQQCLDRRIPDAATLRQEVAAWKKERNSDDTDIDWRFTTDDARIKLKRLYPSIDD